A region of the Methylobacterium nodulans ORS 2060 genome:
GGTGCGGGCCGCCGCCGCCGAGGCGGCCGTGCGCATCTCCGAGACGATCCTGCGCGAGAAGGTGGGTGGCGAAGCCGGACAGGACCTCATCCGCCGCAGCCTGGGCGATATCAGGACCCGCCTGCGGGCCTGACGCGACAGCCTGCATTACTGCATAACCGGATCTGACGAGAGCCGCCTTCGGGCGGCTTTCTTTTTGTCTCGGTGGAGCGGCCTAGTTCAGGCCGCCGTCGGGCCGAAGCTCGAAAGCATTAGAGTTAGGCCGCACACCCGGGCCGTCCCTGAAAAACGGCGCCACCTGCTTGATTGGAATAGTGTTTTTCGCTTTGCCGGTCGGTCACGAAGCAAGATCGCCGGCCTTTCCCTTACTGCTCATCGCCTTGCTGCAGATTAAACGATCGTATACGTCGCCCGCAGGTCGGACGATGACGCGCGAATAGGTCGGGCATCGCCGCTCACTTTGCCAGAAGCAGATGTCCACGAGACCTTTGAAGCCAATGGCCCTTTACTTCTTCCACTTTCAGAACGGCCCGCAGCTCGTTCGGGATGTTGATGGCGTCTACCTTGCCAGTCCGGCGGATGCCCTCGAACGGGCGACCCGGCTCGCGGAGGGCCTGCTCGGGGAGCGTGAGATCGAGTGCGATCTGCTGCGGAGCGCGATCCGCGTCGAGGATCAGCACCATCGCCGCGTGCTCTGCCTGCCGATGACCTGTGCGATGGCCCGGGAGAACCGGCAGCGCGCCCGGGCTCATTGAGCGATCCGACCAACGGTCACATGAAGAGGACCGTTGGTTCCGTCCTCGGATTTTCGCCAAGCCAAAGGTTTGGCATCGAAAATTCGAGACAGCTCAATGGCCCGATGCATCAGCATCTTGGGCCGTTGATATCGTCAAGGCCGCTCGGCCAGGAAGGCGAGGACGCCTTGTTTGTGCACCTTGTCGCCGACCGCGAGGTTGTGGTCGCGGTTGGGGATGTCGAGGCTGCGGGCGTTCGGGATCAGGGCGGCGAGGGCCGGCCCGGAACCCGCGATGTGATCCGTGGTGCCGACCGAGACCAGGGTC
Encoded here:
- a CDS encoding DUF6894 family protein encodes the protein MALYFFHFQNGPQLVRDVDGVYLASPADALERATRLAEGLLGEREIECDLLRSAIRVEDQHHRRVLCLPMTCAMARENRQRARAH